Proteins found in one Nocardia brasiliensis ATCC 700358 genomic segment:
- a CDS encoding NAD(P)-dependent oxidoreductase: MEIGIFGATGVIGSRVVAEATRRGHRVTAFTRDAARIPAEQAGVSWRVADWLDADSIATAITGADVVISAVNAGRDIADTIAHASDFVTGAQAMVRALERQPRVRVIAVGGAGSLEVAPGRQLVDTGTDFTRTLTEVLAVPAEYIEVVRALRDSLNVYRLSDRHWTYLSPSAGRIEPGERTGRFRVGGDQLLSPAPGAGDISAEDIAVALLDEAEQPRFVQRRFTVGY, from the coding sequence GTGGAAATCGGAATTTTCGGGGCGACCGGTGTCATCGGCAGCCGGGTCGTCGCCGAGGCCACCCGGCGGGGACACCGCGTGACCGCGTTCACCCGGGACGCGGCCCGGATCCCGGCCGAACAGGCCGGAGTCAGCTGGCGGGTGGCCGACTGGCTCGACGCCGACAGCATCGCCACCGCCATCACCGGCGCCGACGTGGTGATCAGCGCCGTGAACGCCGGGCGCGACATCGCCGACACCATCGCCCACGCAAGCGATTTCGTCACCGGCGCGCAGGCCATGGTGCGCGCGCTCGAACGGCAGCCGCGGGTCCGGGTGATCGCCGTCGGCGGCGCGGGCAGCCTGGAGGTCGCGCCCGGTCGCCAATTGGTCGACACCGGAACGGATTTCACCCGCACCCTGACCGAGGTGCTGGCGGTACCGGCGGAATACATCGAGGTCGTACGCGCATTGCGGGACAGCCTGAACGTCTATCGGCTGTCCGATCGCCACTGGACCTACCTCAGTCCGTCCGCGGGCCGGATCGAACCCGGCGAGCGCACGGGGCGCTTCCGCGTCGGCGGCGACCAGCTGCTGTCCCCGGCTCCCGGCGCGGGCGACATCTCGGCCGAGGACATCGCCGTCGCGCTGCTC
- a CDS encoding TetR/AcrR family transcriptional regulator translates to MVEAVRSRRERLRAQASDEIKAIALRLLAEGGPDAVSLRAIAREMGMTAGAIYGYYATRDDLISTLISDVYTALVDRVEAARDAVPAADPAGRIVAWGETVRDWAVAHAAEFRLIYGDPVAGYQPPPGGPATAAELRACTGLVGLAAAAWPRAAARQTAGDEDWSDFDAGLVTHVRNDFPDLPPAALSLALRMWGRMHGLIALEVYGHLVPQSQDPAKLYHAEMLDLVRSLGL, encoded by the coding sequence GTGGTCGAGGCAGTCAGGAGTCGCAGAGAGCGGTTACGTGCGCAAGCGTCCGACGAGATCAAGGCGATCGCCTTGCGGTTGCTCGCCGAGGGTGGTCCGGACGCGGTCTCGCTGCGCGCCATCGCCCGCGAGATGGGTATGACCGCGGGCGCCATCTACGGCTACTACGCCACCCGGGACGACCTGATCTCCACGCTGATCTCCGATGTCTACACCGCGCTGGTCGATCGGGTCGAGGCCGCGCGCGACGCGGTTCCCGCCGCCGACCCCGCGGGACGAATTGTCGCGTGGGGGGAGACCGTGCGCGACTGGGCGGTCGCGCACGCCGCGGAGTTCCGGCTCATCTATGGCGATCCGGTGGCCGGGTACCAGCCACCGCCCGGCGGGCCCGCGACGGCAGCCGAACTGCGGGCGTGCACCGGGCTCGTCGGCTTGGCCGCGGCGGCCTGGCCGCGCGCCGCGGCACGGCAGACGGCCGGCGACGAGGACTGGTCCGATTTCGATGCGGGCCTGGTCACCCACGTGCGCAACGATTTTCCCGACCTGCCGCCCGCGGCGCTGAGCCTGGCGCTGCGGATGTGGGGCCGGATGCACGGGCTGATCGCACTCGAGGTCTACGGTCACCTGGTGCCGCAATCGCAAGATCCCGCGAAGCTCTATCACGCCGAAATGCTGGACCTGGTCCGGTCGCTCGGGCTCTAG
- a CDS encoding AEC family transporter, which translates to MSEIATTIGKLAPVALVFGGGVVFARRKIIGAEVSKAFSDFAFLFAIPCYLAGALYSSDLGRLFDPRAIAAYLVTALAGTLIVGFWSRRVTGADSRGIALRIMAGVQVNTTYFAIPVFVLLFGDAAPIFPIILLQVCVLTVVVIAVMEFGAGQNDPGGQRPIAAAVRGIRAALLTPIVVACYLGIGANVAEVPVPQWLLDTLAFAGNAAAPIALFAIGLHLGGSGLRLRAAARDEYALIAFKCLVFPLLALLVCKYLFGIRGAWLTYSVLIAAMPSPQNLFIFAQRYETDIDLAASIVAKTSLVALLLLPGWLLLAR; encoded by the coding sequence ATGAGCGAGATCGCGACGACTATCGGCAAGCTCGCGCCGGTGGCGCTGGTGTTCGGCGGCGGCGTCGTCTTCGCGCGGCGCAAGATCATCGGCGCCGAGGTCTCGAAGGCGTTCTCCGACTTCGCGTTTCTGTTCGCGATTCCCTGTTATCTGGCCGGGGCCCTGTATTCGAGCGACCTCGGGCGGCTGTTCGATCCGCGCGCCATCGCCGCGTACCTGGTCACCGCGTTGGCCGGCACGCTAATCGTCGGGTTCTGGTCGCGGCGCGTGACCGGCGCGGACAGCAGGGGAATCGCGCTGCGCATCATGGCCGGGGTGCAGGTGAACACCACCTATTTCGCGATTCCGGTGTTCGTGCTGCTGTTCGGTGACGCCGCGCCGATCTTCCCGATCATCCTGCTGCAGGTCTGCGTGCTCACCGTCGTGGTCATCGCCGTCATGGAATTCGGTGCCGGACAGAATGATCCGGGCGGGCAGCGGCCGATCGCCGCCGCGGTGCGCGGGATTCGCGCCGCGCTGCTGACGCCGATCGTGGTGGCCTGCTACCTCGGTATCGGCGCGAACGTGGCCGAAGTGCCGGTGCCGCAATGGCTGCTGGACACGCTGGCCTTCGCGGGCAACGCGGCCGCGCCCATCGCGCTGTTCGCGATCGGCCTGCACCTGGGCGGTTCCGGCCTGCGCCTGCGGGCCGCGGCGCGCGACGAGTACGCGCTGATCGCCTTCAAATGTTTGGTCTTTCCGCTGCTCGCGCTGCTGGTCTGCAAGTATCTCTTCGGTATTCGCGGTGCCTGGCTGACGTATTCAGTGTTGATCGCCGCCATGCCGTCGCCGCAGAATCTGTTCATCTTCGCCCAGCGCTATGAGACGGATATCGATCTGGCGGCGTCGATTGTCGCGAAGACCTCGCTGGTGGCGCTGCTGCTGTTGCCTGGATGGTTGCTGCTGGCCCGGTGA
- a CDS encoding ABC transporter substrate-binding protein, whose translation MALFRIGMCAAATAFVVGLTACSAPGEKSSDPDQFVVIDTEELGDFSPLLGAGKNGESKIFESLYRIEEGVTDRIPAAVPVLAVGAPEPVGGDLSRWRVHTRTGVRFSDGTTFGPEDVVATYNSLIDPAFAAPIAADYDFLKRAVQTGPDTVEFELSGAYADFDHRLFLAIAPSEAFATPGPADRAELNRHPIGTGPYVLTESRPDQIILTARDDYWGERAQVRKFVVRRSDDDNARASQLRDGADGTVLPPELAPAAAKDGYRVVSAVADDWRAITLPTGNPVAGDPAVRKALNFAVDRKAMVEHILGGHGAPMSTLMGPVYGENYDPAQDFGFDRGEAARLLDAAGWRLGADGIRERDGRRASFEIAYYPTEVLRRDLTMAVVSDAKKVGIEITPVAVDKKKMTPEYLAQTPFMLGGGGQPYTVDSQLYTKLHSRYAAPGVGSKWDNASDYVNPKIDQLLDAARGETNGQRRAELYRQLQAEYHSDPAMLALVSTNHVYVLRDNGWRVTPTALEPHSHGVAWGPWYGLARWTR comes from the coding sequence ATGGCTTTGTTTCGGATCGGGATGTGTGCTGCCGCAACGGCATTCGTAGTAGGGCTGACCGCATGCTCGGCGCCGGGGGAAAAATCAAGCGATCCGGATCAATTCGTGGTGATCGACACCGAGGAACTCGGCGACTTCAGCCCGCTGCTCGGCGCGGGGAAGAACGGCGAGTCGAAGATCTTCGAAAGCCTGTACCGGATCGAGGAGGGCGTGACGGATCGGATCCCGGCGGCCGTGCCGGTGCTGGCCGTGGGCGCGCCGGAGCCGGTCGGCGGCGACCTGTCCCGCTGGCGGGTGCACACCAGAACCGGGGTGCGTTTCTCGGACGGCACCACGTTCGGGCCCGAAGACGTTGTCGCGACCTACAACTCGTTGATCGACCCGGCGTTCGCCGCACCGATCGCCGCGGACTACGACTTCCTGAAACGGGCAGTGCAGACGGGGCCGGATACCGTCGAGTTCGAATTGTCCGGCGCCTACGCCGATTTCGACCATCGACTGTTCCTGGCGATCGCGCCGTCCGAAGCTTTCGCCACCCCGGGACCCGCGGATCGGGCCGAGCTGAACCGGCATCCGATCGGGACCGGACCGTACGTCCTCACCGAATCCCGCCCTGATCAAATCATTCTCACCGCCCGTGACGATTACTGGGGCGAGCGCGCCCAGGTGCGAAAGTTCGTGGTGCGCCGCAGTGACGACGACAACGCCAGAGCGAGTCAACTGCGTGACGGGGCCGACGGCACGGTGCTGCCGCCGGAGCTGGCCCCCGCGGCGGCCAAGGACGGCTATCGGGTCGTTTCGGCGGTGGCCGACGATTGGCGCGCCATCACCCTGCCGACCGGCAATCCGGTCGCGGGTGACCCCGCGGTCCGCAAGGCCTTGAACTTCGCCGTGGACCGTAAGGCCATGGTGGAGCACATCCTCGGCGGGCACGGTGCGCCGATGTCCACCCTGATGGGCCCGGTATACGGCGAGAACTACGACCCCGCACAGGATTTCGGCTTCGACCGGGGCGAGGCGGCGCGGTTGCTGGACGCAGCGGGTTGGCGGCTCGGTGCGGACGGCATCCGGGAACGGGACGGGCGGCGCGCAAGTTTCGAGATCGCCTACTATCCGACGGAAGTGCTGCGCCGCGATCTGACGATGGCCGTGGTCTCGGACGCGAAGAAGGTCGGCATCGAGATCACCCCGGTCGCGGTCGACAAGAAGAAGATGACGCCGGAGTACCTGGCGCAGACCCCCTTCATGCTCGGTGGCGGCGGCCAGCCCTACACGGTGGACAGTCAGCTCTACACCAAACTGCATTCCCGCTACGCCGCACCGGGTGTCGGCTCCAAGTGGGACAACGCCTCGGACTACGTGAACCCGAAGATCGATCAACTGCTCGATGCTGCCCGCGGCGAGACGAACGGGCAGCGGCGGGCCGAGCTGTACCGGCAGCTCCAGGCCGAATACCACAGCGATCCCGCGATGCTCGCGCTGGTCAGTACGAACCACGTCTACGTGCTGCGCGACAATGGCTGGCGGGTCACACCGACTGCGCTGGAACCGCATTCGCACGGCGTCGCGTGGGGTCCGTGGTACGGGCTCGCGCGCTGGACCCGGTGA
- a CDS encoding ABC transporter permease produces MGGRAGRLIVRRLIVAVPLAGAVSLAVFALAAASPFDPLDAYLGAHGDGFDEAQRAALRERLGLDRSWFDAWWSWLGDLMRGELGTSRSYRQPVAEVLAERLPWSVLLGVLGGAVALVLAAALGAWAGLRRDGFADRIISASAVVLQSVPPFVLTLGAVLVFATTLRWFPASGLTDPGGGVGVGSTARHLVLPAVLLGVTQLPWLVLGLRETVANSLDSDAVTGARARGLPWRVIAFRHVLPVSVAPFFALCGARLPELVVGATVIETVFSWPGVGAATVTAARALDFPLLAALTLLVTAVVLLGNLAADAIGVAIDPRIDADG; encoded by the coding sequence ATGGGTGGTAGAGCGGGCAGGTTGATCGTGCGCCGGCTCATCGTCGCGGTACCGCTGGCCGGAGCGGTCTCGCTCGCCGTGTTCGCGCTCGCGGCGGCCAGTCCGTTCGACCCGCTGGACGCCTACCTCGGCGCGCACGGGGACGGCTTCGACGAGGCGCAGCGCGCGGCGCTGCGCGAGCGACTCGGGTTGGACCGCAGCTGGTTCGACGCGTGGTGGTCCTGGCTCGGTGACCTGATGAGGGGCGAGCTGGGCACCTCCCGGTCCTACCGGCAGCCCGTCGCCGAGGTGCTCGCCGAGCGGCTGCCCTGGAGTGTGCTGCTCGGCGTGCTCGGCGGCGCGGTGGCGCTGGTGCTCGCCGCCGCACTCGGCGCGTGGGCCGGGCTGCGCCGCGACGGCTTTGCCGATCGGATCATCAGCGCGAGTGCCGTTGTGTTGCAGTCCGTTCCGCCGTTCGTGCTGACGCTCGGCGCGGTGCTGGTCTTCGCGACCACCCTGCGCTGGTTTCCGGCCTCGGGTCTGACCGACCCCGGTGGCGGCGTCGGTGTCGGATCGACGGCCCGGCATCTCGTGCTGCCCGCAGTGCTGCTCGGGGTGACGCAACTGCCCTGGCTGGTGCTCGGCCTGCGGGAGACCGTGGCGAACAGCCTCGACAGCGACGCCGTCACCGGGGCTAGAGCACGGGGATTGCCGTGGCGGGTCATCGCTTTCCGGCATGTGCTCCCGGTGTCGGTCGCGCCGTTCTTCGCGCTGTGCGGCGCCAGGCTGCCGGAGCTGGTGGTCGGCGCCACGGTGATCGAGACGGTGTTCAGCTGGCCGGGTGTGGGCGCGGCGACCGTGACCGCCGCCCGCGCACTGGATTTCCCGTTGCTCGCCGCGCTGACGCTGCTCGTCACGGCGGTGGTGCTGCTCGGCAATCTGGCCGCCGATGCGATCGGCGTGGCCATCGATCCGCGGATCGACGCCGATGGATGA
- a CDS encoding ABC transporter permease, whose amino-acid sequence MDELLTARRSSRKQWRATVLVLAVGVLVLAVLYAGLVPLLRPVDNALVDFSISRRPPGLDFPFGTDSAGRDVFVRVAEGMRVSLLIATAAALGSALLGLLVGVSAGAFGGWWDRIAMRAVDTMNSLPSLLLTLLVVAMYRGSVLAIVVALVLTHWTSVARVVRGEVLALRHAEFVQAARLRGLPGWRIVRRHFIPPALGQALVGVVLLIPHAIWHESTLSFLGVGLPPHRASLGTLLSDAQASILLGDWWLLVFPAGVLVLVALAVSVVGRHWQRSGQLRHEVSA is encoded by the coding sequence ATGGATGAGCTGCTGACCGCCCGGCGGTCGTCCCGGAAACAGTGGCGTGCAACGGTTCTCGTGCTCGCGGTGGGCGTGCTGGTGCTCGCGGTGCTGTACGCCGGGCTGGTGCCGCTGCTGCGGCCGGTCGACAACGCGCTGGTCGATTTCTCGATCAGCAGGCGGCCGCCCGGTCTGGACTTCCCGTTCGGCACCGACAGCGCCGGGCGTGACGTGTTCGTCCGCGTCGCCGAGGGCATGCGCGTCTCGCTGCTGATCGCGACGGCCGCCGCGCTCGGATCGGCGCTCCTCGGCCTGCTGGTCGGGGTGAGCGCGGGGGCGTTCGGCGGCTGGTGGGATCGGATCGCGATGCGCGCGGTGGACACGATGAACTCGCTGCCGAGCCTGCTGCTCACTCTGCTGGTCGTGGCCATGTATCGCGGCTCGGTGCTCGCCATCGTCGTCGCGCTCGTGCTCACCCATTGGACCTCGGTGGCCAGGGTGGTGCGGGGTGAGGTGCTGGCGCTGCGGCACGCCGAATTCGTGCAGGCGGCCCGATTGCGCGGCCTGCCCGGATGGCGCATCGTCCGGCGGCACTTCATCCCGCCCGCCCTCGGTCAGGCGCTGGTCGGCGTCGTGCTGCTGATCCCACACGCGATCTGGCACGAGTCGACGCTGTCGTTCCTGGGCGTCGGCCTGCCGCCGCACCGGGCCTCGCTCGGCACGCTGCTCTCGGACGCGCAGGCGTCGATTCTGCTGGGGGACTGGTGGTTACTGGTCTTTCCGGCCGGGGTGCTGGTGCTCGTCGCGCTGGCGGTATCGGTGGTCGGCAGGCATTGGCAGCGCAGCGGTCAACTGCGCCACGAGGTGTCGGCATGA
- a CDS encoding ATP-binding cassette domain-containing protein, with protein sequence MTGATLTLQRVSVRIPLGPGRIVHAVTEADLVVARGTVHGLIGESGSGKSMLSATVTGLLPKRARMTGTVALEADGRTYSAADIRQARGRTVAWVPQSAMTYFTPVRRLGPQLAETIRYLGTAHEPGDLLHRVGLTADVLRRYPHELSGGMAQRAALAFALAGDPALIIADEPTSALDAARAAAILGLLGEFAAAGGSVLLVTHDLTALRTAKICTDISVMYASRIVETGSAERILTAPAHPYPKDLLAALPENGLHPLPHRTPELVNLPADFRYGAT encoded by the coding sequence ATGACGGGGGCGACGTTGACGTTGCAGCGTGTGTCTGTGCGAATCCCGCTGGGTCCCGGCCGCATCGTGCACGCGGTCACCGAGGCGGACCTGGTCGTCGCGCGCGGCACGGTACACGGATTGATCGGCGAATCGGGCTCCGGGAAATCCATGCTGTCCGCGACCGTCACCGGATTGCTGCCGAAACGAGCCCGCATGACCGGCACCGTCGCGCTCGAGGCCGACGGCAGGACCTACTCCGCAGCGGATATCCGGCAGGCACGGGGACGCACCGTGGCGTGGGTCCCGCAGTCGGCGATGACGTACTTCACGCCGGTCCGGCGGCTGGGACCGCAACTGGCCGAAACGATCCGGTACCTGGGCACCGCGCACGAGCCGGGCGACCTGCTGCACCGGGTCGGTTTGACCGCGGACGTGCTGCGCCGGTACCCGCACGAGCTCTCGGGCGGTATGGCGCAGCGGGCGGCGCTGGCGTTCGCACTGGCCGGTGATCCCGCGCTCATCATCGCCGACGAACCGACCTCGGCGCTCGATGCCGCGCGGGCGGCCGCGATCCTGGGCCTGCTCGGCGAATTCGCCGCGGCGGGCGGCAGCGTACTGCTCGTCACGCACGACCTGACGGCCCTGCGCACCGCGAAGATCTGCACGGACATTTCGGTGATGTACGCGTCCCGGATCGTCGAAACCGGCAGTGCCGAGCGGATCCTCACCGCGCCTGCGCACCCGTACCCGAAGGATCTGCTGGCCGCGCTGCCCGAGAACGGTTTGCACCCACTGCCGCATCGCACACCGGAACTGGTGAACCTGCCCGCGGACTTCCGCTATGGAGCGACATGA
- a CDS encoding ABC transporter ATP-binding protein gives MTRRFLAAEAVSVRLGGRPVLDRISLELARGEVVGLTGPSGSGKTTLAQVLSGLRKPSGGRVVCDGSPLPRRHTGRIAMLFQSPRRSCDPRLTLRQSIAELARGPVAWESVLESVGMTPDLLDRYPAQVSDGQLQRAAVARVLASEPDYLLCDEMTSMLDPATTASVARTVTALAATGVGVLFISHDIPLLSVCADRLVRLGDNLSPVSGAATSSPGPTVDSTDDIGVL, from the coding sequence ATGACCAGAAGATTTCTTGCGGCAGAAGCTGTTTCGGTGCGACTGGGCGGTCGCCCGGTGCTCGACCGGATCTCGCTCGAGCTGGCTCGTGGTGAGGTCGTGGGGTTGACCGGGCCCTCCGGGAGCGGCAAAACGACACTCGCGCAGGTACTGTCGGGCCTCCGCAAACCCAGCGGCGGCCGGGTCGTCTGTGACGGGAGTCCGTTGCCCCGGCGGCACACCGGACGCATCGCGATGCTGTTCCAGTCGCCGCGGCGGTCCTGCGATCCGCGCCTGACCTTGCGCCAATCCATCGCCGAACTCGCGCGCGGGCCGGTGGCCTGGGAGAGCGTGCTCGAATCCGTCGGCATGACACCGGATCTGCTCGACCGGTATCCGGCGCAGGTTTCCGACGGTCAGTTGCAACGGGCCGCCGTCGCGCGGGTGCTCGCGTCCGAGCCCGACTACCTGCTGTGCGACGAGATGACCTCGATGCTCGACCCGGCTACCACCGCCTCGGTCGCCCGCACCGTGACCGCCTTGGCGGCCACGGGTGTCGGCGTGCTCTTCATCAGTCACGACATCCCCCTGTTGAGCGTGTGCGCGGATCGGCTGGTGCGCTTGGGGGACAACCTTTCTCCCGTGTCCGGGGCGGCAACGTCGTCGCCCGGACCGACCGTTGATTCGACCGACGACATCGGAGTTCTATGA
- a CDS encoding ornithine cyclodeaminase — translation MSNALHILTRTDLADIDLTPAEVIDLVEEGYLAYARGESRCPVKLMMPIPKVERDAVSYSMLGYDSSLEQIGFKTSYRQGSESADKYYTTISLYDDTTGLPFAFMDCQRVGAARTPATTAITAKHCAREGATKALMIGTGVQGRNTLPYLLTALPDLQELRLFGTHPDGIAETLATMRRWYPDRKIELVGDVPTAVADSDIVVVASGRAAHPKVRTEWLPPGGLLISVASKGVESGALRAADYAIATSAGQLGVTGTRLAGPDGPVIDAELPDIVAGRARGRIGADDRVFAFASGMIITDIPVAHALATRAVAAGRGQRVELWS, via the coding sequence ATGAGCAACGCACTGCATATCCTCACCCGCACCGATCTGGCCGATATCGATCTGACGCCCGCCGAGGTCATCGATCTGGTCGAGGAGGGTTATCTGGCGTACGCGCGCGGCGAATCCCGGTGCCCGGTCAAGCTGATGATGCCGATTCCTAAGGTGGAGCGGGACGCGGTGTCGTATTCGATGCTGGGCTACGACAGTTCGCTGGAACAGATCGGTTTCAAGACGTCCTACCGACAGGGCAGTGAAAGCGCGGACAAGTACTACACCACGATCAGCCTGTACGACGACACCACAGGGCTGCCGTTCGCCTTCATGGACTGCCAGCGGGTCGGTGCCGCCCGGACCCCGGCGACGACGGCCATCACCGCGAAACACTGTGCCCGCGAGGGCGCGACGAAGGCCCTGATGATCGGCACCGGGGTACAGGGGCGCAACACCTTGCCGTACCTGCTCACCGCGCTACCGGACCTTCAGGAGTTGCGCCTGTTCGGTACCCATCCGGACGGTATCGCGGAAACCCTTGCCACCATGCGGCGTTGGTATCCGGACCGGAAGATCGAGCTGGTCGGCGACGTACCCACCGCGGTCGCCGATTCGGATATCGTCGTCGTCGCCTCCGGGCGGGCAGCGCATCCGAAGGTACGCACCGAGTGGTTGCCGCCGGGCGGTTTGCTGATCTCGGTGGCCAGCAAAGGCGTCGAGAGCGGCGCGCTGCGCGCGGCGGACTACGCGATCGCGACCAGTGCGGGGCAGCTGGGCGTCACCGGCACCCGGCTGGCCGGGCCCGACGGACCGGTGATCGACGCCGAACTTCCGGACATCGTGGCCGGACGGGCACGCGGGCGGATCGGCGCGGACGATCGGGTGTTCGCCTTCGCCAGCGGCATGATCATCACCGATATCCCGGTCGCGCACGCGCTGGCGACCCGGGCGGTGGCGGCGGGACGCGGACAGCGGGTGGAACTGTGGTCGTGA